The Flavobacterium commune genome contains the following window.
CTTACAACTTTAGTGAAACCGAATCCAGTTTAGGTTTTGTCACTCAGTCTTCTTCAAGAGGATTTAATTATGGGTTAAGCGCTTCCTTAAATTTGTTTGATGGTTTTGCCCAACATCGTAATGAAAAAATAGCCAATCTGGCAATTGAAAATGCCAAATTACAAATTGAACAACAAAACCTAAATTTGGAAACCCAATTAGCAACTGCCTACCAAACCTATTTAACCAATTTAGAACTTATTAAATTAGAAGAAACCAATCAAGCAATTGCCAAGCAAAATCTGGCAATTACACTGGATAAATTTCATATTGGCACCATAACCACATTAGAATTCAGAACCGCTCAATTAAATTTTGTAAATGCTACTGTGCGTTATACTAATGCACAATTTCAAGCCAAATTATCCGAAATTGCACTAAAAGAATTAGCCGGAAATATGAGTTTTTAATTTATTTTTGTCAAAAAAAATACATCAATGACTTCATACAACCCAAAAGATTGGATTCGTTTTATCTTTTTTATCAGTAAGGCAGATACCATTCGAAAATTATTCCCAATAATGATCCTTATCGGAATATACTCTGGAATTATTGGCTATTTAGAACTCGTATATTGGCATTTACCCGAAAACAGTTATGTAAAAAACATTTCTGTGATGCACAGTATGCTAGGTTTTGTCATTTCATTATTGCTGGCTTATCGAACCAATACAGCTTATGACCGCTGGTGGGAAGGACGAAAAATGTGGGGGGCTCTGGTAAATAGTAGTCGAAATTTAGCCTTAAAACTATCGGCAATTTTAACCACCGAAAGTGACCGTAGTTTTTTTAGAAAAATAATTCCCGGCTATGCTTCTATTTTGCAGAAACATTTAGACGATAGTGATACCGCAAAACAATTGTTTGATGATGTTGATTTAGAAATTGACCATCACAAACACAAACCTAATCAACTGGCTAAAATGTTGTTCCAAAAAGTCAATGATTTATATGTTACC
Protein-coding sequences here:
- a CDS encoding bestrophin family protein, with the protein product MTSYNPKDWIRFIFFISKADTIRKLFPIMILIGIYSGIIGYLELVYWHLPENSYVKNISVMHSMLGFVISLLLAYRTNTAYDRWWEGRKMWGALVNSSRNLALKLSAILTTESDRSFFRKIIPGYASILQKHLDDSDTAKQLFDDVDLEIDHHKHKPNQLAKMLFQKVNDLYVTKKITGDQLIIINNELQSFTDICGACERIKNTPIPYSYSAFIKKFIFIYVLTLPFAYVFILGYYVIPVVVFIFYVLASLELIAEEIEDPFGTDANDLPTKKIAENIKKHVEEII